The following proteins come from a genomic window of Candidatus Syntrophosphaera sp.:
- a CDS encoding choice-of-anchor D domain-containing protein: MKRTVLFIVFLAMMLGMSFTAQAATFIIGDGTSTQSYIPFYGYYDYSWSKVIYTAAEMAAAGMTAGDINGIGYYVGNTPVNYVSVDQRVYMRHTTAVEYASTDNTYPDNTAFGQVFQGDYTWNGEGWHNVIFSSAFNWNGTDGVEILWENWDGVWASGPNFRYTSTTPVYKAVYKYADVTFPVTAGTLTYNRANIAFITPSTDPIFSIAPLSWDFGQVELGLAATKEFTITNNGGGSLDLTSVTIAGDYYSITIPPTDMNLAEYESTSFTVEFAPTIVGTHLGTVTIVHNLGTATVDLTGEGYVRPPGSTCGNPYPITLPLVDFVDDTALYGDDYSSTWITPSSSYLNGDDMVLQFTLTEASTLSGDLTALTGSWIGMFILDSCPDPDTPAPVLRSATTSSTSLTMTPVDLAAGSYFVILSTWPSPQSFQFSLNLSAVPLPTDPEFSITPTSKDFGIVFVGSTASQTFTVTNTGQGALGITSIDLTAGDTGYFSILNNTYTAPLGFNESFTFDVQFAPTMIGDFAVTLTVTDDLAKVAHDVPITGTGYDATVYPPYAVDFAIWPVPDWTQLSFFYGDPPATGTQWFQDDWLNVTDPLNKAAKINIYGTTRHGWLITPPIDFGTRGDFELVFDAGLVAWNQTTPPTGTQDDDRFIVFISDDPMMADAVILREWNNTGSAWVFNEIPATGATFTIPINGVTGIKYLAFYGESTVSNGDNDLMIDNVYIAAAQEPPTPVELSSFTATLTAQNYVQISWTSQSESQMVGYRVYRGTSNDQAVSSLISNSLIPATNTSTTQTYSVVDAEVEIGNTYYYWLESVDYQNSDFHGPVSVIVEGNVPPVLPNVTSMKNAYPNPFRANTVIEVALKAGETGTVTIYNVAGQVVRSYSVTEGYHNLNWNGRDANGQACGSGIYFYKLSTPSVSQTRKMMLVK, from the coding sequence ATGAAAAGGACAGTTCTGTTTATCGTGTTCCTGGCCATGATGCTGGGAATGAGTTTCACCGCCCAGGCGGCCACATTCATTATTGGGGACGGCACTTCGACCCAAAGTTACATCCCCTTCTACGGGTATTATGATTACAGCTGGAGCAAGGTTATCTACACCGCCGCTGAAATGGCCGCGGCTGGCATGACTGCCGGGGATATCAACGGCATCGGCTATTACGTCGGCAACACTCCTGTCAACTACGTCAGTGTGGACCAACGCGTCTACATGCGCCACACAACTGCCGTGGAGTATGCCTCAACAGACAACACCTACCCCGACAACACTGCGTTTGGGCAGGTATTTCAAGGTGACTATACCTGGAACGGTGAAGGATGGCATAATGTCATATTCAGCAGCGCGTTCAATTGGAACGGCACCGACGGAGTCGAGATCCTTTGGGAAAACTGGGACGGCGTCTGGGCCAGCGGACCTAACTTCCGCTACACATCGACAACCCCAGTCTACAAGGCCGTATACAAATACGCAGACGTCACTTTCCCCGTCACTGCCGGCACCCTGACATATAATCGCGCCAATATCGCCTTCATCACTCCTTCGACTGATCCGATCTTCAGCATTGCGCCCCTCAGTTGGGATTTCGGGCAGGTTGAATTGGGCCTGGCAGCCACCAAGGAATTCACCATCACCAACAACGGCGGTGGCAGCCTCGACCTTACCAGTGTGACCATAGCTGGGGATTATTACAGCATAACCATCCCGCCAACTGACATGAATTTGGCGGAATACGAATCCACAAGTTTCACTGTCGAATTTGCCCCAACAATAGTTGGAACCCATTTGGGCACGGTCACAATCGTACATAACCTGGGTACAGCAACTGTTGACCTGACTGGCGAAGGCTATGTCCGTCCACCCGGATCTACCTGTGGCAATCCTTATCCGATAACTCTGCCCCTGGTTGACTTTGTGGATGACACAGCTCTTTATGGCGATGACTACAGCAGCACTTGGATCACACCAAGCTCCTCATACCTAAATGGAGATGATATGGTGCTGCAGTTCACTCTGACCGAAGCCAGCACCTTGAGCGGAGACCTCACCGCCCTAACCGGAAGCTGGATCGGTATGTTTATCCTGGATAGCTGCCCCGATCCTGACACTCCCGCCCCTGTGCTCAGAAGCGCTACAACCTCAAGCACAAGTTTGACGATGACCCCCGTCGATCTTGCCGCGGGATCATATTTCGTGATCCTTTCCACCTGGCCCTCTCCGCAGTCCTTCCAGTTCAGCCTGAACTTGAGCGCGGTGCCTCTGCCAACTGATCCAGAATTCAGCATCACGCCCACCAGCAAGGATTTTGGCATTGTGTTTGTGGGATCAACCGCTTCTCAAACATTCACTGTGACAAATACGGGGCAAGGAGCTTTGGGAATCACATCCATTGATCTCACTGCCGGTGACACTGGATACTTCTCCATTCTCAACAACACCTATACCGCGCCCCTGGGATTTAATGAAAGCTTCACCTTTGACGTCCAATTTGCTCCCACAATGATTGGCGATTTCGCAGTTACCTTGACTGTAACGGACGACCTGGCCAAGGTGGCTCATGACGTCCCCATCACGGGAACTGGCTACGATGCCACAGTTTACCCGCCTTATGCAGTTGATTTTGCAATTTGGCCTGTACCGGACTGGACGCAACTCAGCTTCTTTTACGGTGATCCCCCAGCCACCGGAACCCAATGGTTTCAGGATGACTGGTTGAACGTAACAGATCCCCTCAATAAAGCCGCCAAGATCAACATCTACGGAACCACGCGCCACGGCTGGCTGATCACTCCTCCCATCGATTTCGGCACCAGAGGCGATTTTGAACTCGTGTTTGACGCTGGCCTGGTTGCTTGGAATCAAACCACGCCTCCCACAGGCACCCAGGACGACGACAGGTTCATCGTGTTCATCAGTGACGATCCCATGATGGCCGATGCCGTTATCCTGAGGGAATGGAACAACACCGGCTCTGCCTGGGTGTTCAATGAAATCCCCGCTACAGGCGCGACCTTCACCATCCCGATCAATGGCGTGACTGGCATCAAATACCTCGCCTTCTATGGAGAATCGACTGTCAGCAATGGCGATAACGACCTGATGATTGACAATGTCTATATCGCCGCAGCCCAGGAACCTCCCACACCCGTGGAACTGAGCAGCTTCACGGCGACTCTGACGGCCCAGAACTATGTCCAGATTTCCTGGACGAGCCAGTCCGAAAGCCAGATGGTGGGCTATCGCGTGTATCGCGGCACCAGTAACGACCAAGCCGTTTCCAGCCTGATCAGCAATTCTCTGATCCCGGCAACCAACACCAGCACGACGCAAACCTACAGTGTGGTCGATGCCGAAGTCGAGATCGGAAATACCTACTACTACTGGCTGGAATCGGTCGACTACCAGAACAGCGATTTCCACGGCCCCGTCAGCGTGATCGTGGAAGGCAACGTGCCGCCGGTCCTGCCTAATGTCACATCGATGAAGAATGCCTATCCCAACCCCTTCAGGGCCAACACTGTCATCGAGGTCGCGCTCAAAGCCGGCGAGACCGGAACCGTGACCATCTATAACGTCGCCGGCCAGGTGGTGAGAAGCTATTCCGTCACGGAAGGCTATCACAACCTTAACTGGAACGGAAGAGATGCCAATGGCCAGGCCTGCGGAAGCGGGATCTACTTCTACAAACTGAGCACTCCATCTGTCAGCCAGACCCGGAAGATGATGCTCGTCAAGTGA
- a CDS encoding SIS domain-containing protein, with protein MRGFLDGYNGWLRKLADRVNGLRLFLPVPGIGCGVLGLALPKVSVNMGQYASRLLKALEYRGYDSTGAAFQGEDQNIVLLKDVGAPSTLVKTLGIEKQSGKLFCGQVRWATFGFVNKANAQPHEVKCKRHIYGAHNGNITNTRELKVFLTKEGHTVLSDNDGEMLVHTVEHYFDVEMDKAGNPQETEERKACMRRAIINTADQTIGSYAAVIVDPATQTMWAIKAGSSLYFGVGELDGEPFALASSDLTAVLRFTKLLVNLREGEFIEYDSSHYQIFAQKNLRFKRLNQPPEIYDKGDRIDTKPVFSKLRAEDVELLPEFEYFMEQEIYAQVESTGKLIKLFQGGSNTGKRMLDLIEQEQMRDLLCQKMARILETEDFVPKQALFDALIDSEEFSQFFINAKKSYREIFDVAVQEDFEKKYFFSTEKNIFIDLLGKEFDVRRLLLAKAFDSLSEAHSVEDFEISVQAFLSQVKNTLQNNRVAYSIACGTSFHATKIGALFFNEIAGVEIIPILPGDFRGEYSHCIKDNDLIIGVSQSGETKDLIDIFNDIESSNVNVSKVVLVNNLNSTLGQEKGDLAIQILCGPEIAVPATKSFMNQITLFYYLAIRTARMKLQELADGEDADLVRKKLEILEQREQTLANIPSLIRETLENNADEIDSIAAKIYMEPSLHILATKISGVAMEGALKIRETVLNHAEGREASEFKHGPNTILGKNTVFGIKHVRSFVRAFGNQINRIDTESQNRDISRWETRDIYKAMVDYIFTRVRPFNLSPEADRLFRETVEEHDFFSSLYRNYPLIYVTGPDQRDVNLTISQINTHKIRGANTYVIAEEDDKLLKNASANPREGEYYGWGYVMLPKTGDSLLTCFSATVALQLLALRMSIRKMKKLDKLNMLDHGVHPDVPKNVSKSITVD; from the coding sequence ATGCGCGGATTTTTGGATGGATACAATGGTTGGCTGAGGAAACTGGCCGACCGCGTGAACGGCTTGCGCTTGTTTCTGCCTGTTCCGGGGATCGGATGCGGCGTATTGGGACTCGCCCTGCCCAAGGTTTCGGTCAATATGGGCCAATACGCTTCCCGCCTGCTCAAGGCCCTTGAATACAGGGGCTATGATTCCACGGGGGCCGCATTCCAGGGAGAAGATCAGAACATCGTCCTGCTCAAGGATGTGGGAGCGCCAAGCACTCTGGTCAAGACCCTGGGGATCGAGAAACAGAGCGGGAAACTCTTCTGCGGGCAGGTGCGCTGGGCCACTTTCGGCTTTGTGAACAAGGCCAACGCCCAACCCCACGAAGTGAAATGCAAGCGCCATATCTACGGCGCTCATAACGGCAATATCACCAACACCCGCGAGCTCAAGGTTTTCCTTACCAAAGAAGGACACACAGTGCTTTCCGACAACGACGGCGAGATGCTCGTGCACACGGTCGAGCACTATTTCGACGTTGAAATGGACAAGGCCGGCAACCCTCAGGAAACAGAGGAACGCAAAGCCTGTATGCGGCGCGCCATCATCAATACGGCCGATCAGACCATCGGCTCCTACGCGGCCGTGATCGTCGATCCAGCCACCCAGACCATGTGGGCGATCAAAGCCGGGAGCAGCCTCTATTTCGGAGTGGGCGAACTGGACGGGGAACCTTTCGCGCTGGCTTCATCGGACCTCACGGCGGTTTTGCGTTTTACCAAGCTGCTGGTTAATCTGCGGGAAGGTGAATTCATTGAATACGATTCCAGCCACTACCAGATCTTTGCCCAGAAGAATCTGCGGTTCAAGCGTTTGAACCAGCCTCCGGAAATCTATGACAAAGGTGACAGGATCGACACCAAACCGGTGTTTTCCAAGCTGCGGGCCGAGGATGTGGAACTGCTTCCGGAGTTTGAATACTTCATGGAGCAGGAGATCTATGCCCAGGTGGAATCGACCGGCAAACTGATCAAGCTTTTCCAGGGTGGCTCCAATACCGGCAAACGCATGCTTGACCTGATCGAGCAGGAACAGATGCGAGATCTGCTCTGCCAGAAGATGGCCCGGATTCTGGAAACTGAGGATTTTGTCCCCAAACAGGCCCTGTTTGACGCTCTGATCGATTCCGAGGAGTTTTCCCAGTTCTTCATCAATGCCAAAAAGTCGTATCGGGAGATCTTCGACGTTGCCGTCCAGGAAGATTTTGAGAAGAAATATTTCTTCTCGACCGAGAAAAACATCTTCATCGACCTGCTGGGAAAAGAGTTCGACGTCCGCAGGCTTTTGCTGGCCAAAGCTTTCGATTCCCTCTCCGAAGCCCACAGTGTGGAAGATTTTGAGATCAGCGTCCAAGCTTTTCTCTCTCAGGTTAAAAACACCCTGCAGAACAACCGCGTGGCCTATTCCATTGCCTGCGGGACCAGTTTTCACGCCACCAAGATCGGCGCCCTGTTCTTCAACGAGATCGCCGGTGTGGAGATCATTCCCATCCTGCCGGGAGATTTCCGGGGCGAATATTCACACTGCATCAAGGACAACGACCTCATCATCGGTGTTTCCCAATCCGGCGAGACCAAAGACTTGATCGATATCTTCAATGACATTGAAAGCAGCAACGTGAACGTCAGCAAAGTGGTATTGGTCAACAACCTCAATTCCACGCTGGGCCAGGAAAAAGGCGACCTGGCGATCCAGATCCTCTGCGGGCCGGAGATCGCCGTTCCCGCAACCAAGAGCTTCATGAACCAGATCACCCTCTTCTACTATCTGGCCATCCGCACAGCCCGCATGAAGCTTCAGGAACTGGCTGACGGGGAAGATGCGGATCTCGTGCGAAAAAAACTGGAGATCCTGGAGCAGCGTGAGCAAACCCTTGCCAATATTCCTTCACTGATCAGGGAAACTCTGGAAAACAACGCGGACGAGATTGATTCCATCGCCGCCAAGATCTACATGGAGCCTTCGCTGCATATCCTGGCCACCAAGATCAGCGGCGTGGCGATGGAGGGAGCCCTCAAGATCCGCGAAACCGTGCTCAACCACGCTGAAGGACGCGAGGCCTCCGAATTCAAGCACGGGCCGAACACTATCCTGGGCAAGAACACGGTCTTTGGGATCAAGCATGTGCGCAGCTTTGTGCGCGCCTTTGGGAACCAGATCAACCGCATCGATACCGAATCCCAAAATCGCGACATCTCCCGGTGGGAAACCCGGGACATCTATAAAGCCATGGTGGACTACATCTTCACCCGGGTCAGGCCTTTCAACCTTTCTCCCGAAGCCGACCGACTCTTCCGCGAAACGGTTGAGGAGCACGATTTCTTCTCCTCCCTATACAGGAATTATCCCCTCATATATGTGACGGGCCCGGACCAGAGGGACGTGAACCTCACCATATCCCAGATCAACACCCACAAGATCCGCGGCGCCAATACCTATGTGATCGCCGAAGAGGACGACAAGCTGCTGAAGAACGCCAGCGCCAATCCCCGCGAGGGAGAATACTATGGCTGGGGCTATGTGATGCTGCCCAAGACCGGGGACAGCCTGCTCACCTGTTTTTCCGCAACGGTCGCCTTGCAGCTATTGGCCCTGCGGATGAGCATCCGCAAGATGAAGAAGCTGGATAAGCTGAACATGCTCGACCACGGCGTCCATCCCGACGTTCCCAAAAACGTGTCCAAGTCGATAACGGTGGATTAG
- the thiS gene encoding sulfur carrier protein ThiS, with translation MPSIKVNGHDLEWEEGMTVRRVLAKMNYTFPMLVIKIDGRLVKKEDWETAEVPSGADVSVYHLISGG, from the coding sequence ATGCCCAGCATCAAGGTCAACGGACACGATCTGGAATGGGAGGAGGGCATGACGGTGCGCCGCGTCCTGGCCAAAATGAACTACACTTTTCCCATGCTGGTGATCAAGATCGATGGCCGGCTGGTCAAAAAAGAGGATTGGGAAACGGCTGAAGTCCCTTCCGGAGCGGATGTAAGCGTCTATCACCTGATCAGCGGCGGCTGA
- the ispF gene encoding 2-C-methyl-D-erythritol 2,4-cyclodiphosphate synthase, giving the protein MRIGLGYDVHRLVPDRKLVLGGVEIPYERGLEGHSDADVLIHSVIDALLGALSLGDIGSHFPDNDPAYKDIDSRFLLRRAFSLIAARQFKLNNLDCTVCASAPKLQPFIGQMRANLAEDLKCPVGLISVKATTEEGLGVSGNGEGISCYCVVLVEQT; this is encoded by the coding sequence TTGCGCATAGGTTTAGGTTACGATGTCCACCGCCTGGTCCCGGACCGGAAGTTGGTCCTGGGAGGGGTGGAGATCCCCTATGAACGGGGTCTTGAGGGCCATTCAGATGCCGATGTGCTGATTCACAGCGTGATCGACGCCCTGCTCGGAGCGCTCTCATTGGGCGACATTGGCAGCCACTTTCCCGACAACGACCCAGCCTATAAGGATATAGACAGCCGGTTCCTGCTCCGCAGGGCTTTTTCGCTTATTGCGGCCAGGCAATTCAAGCTGAATAACCTGGATTGCACGGTCTGCGCCTCAGCGCCGAAATTGCAGCCCTTCATTGGGCAAATGCGCGCCAATCTGGCCGAAGATCTTAAGTGCCCGGTTGGCCTCATCTCCGTGAAAGCCACCACCGAGGAAGGTTTGGGCGTTTCCGGCAATGGGGAGGGGATCTCCTGCTATTGCGTGGTGCTGGTGGAGCAGACATGA
- a CDS encoding radical SAM protein, with product MKYEHLFGPVHSRRLGLSLGVDLVPYKYCPLNCVYCEVQRTTHLTLRRREFFPLEEITSELADFLSARPELDYITFSGAGEPTLYSRIGEVISFIKSHYPEYKLAVLTNGTLLHNATIRKEILPCDLILPSLDACNQETYRRINRPHQALRAEDLVLGLATLRQEYKGQIWLEVFIIAGINDTETELDCLSEAIARIAPDKVQINSLDRPGAEEWVKAAGNAALNRVKQHFEAKLAMPVEIIAKVQAEQFETIVPEDVERSISATLQRRPSTAEDLAASLGLHINEVSKYLRQLHGEQKISVKREKRGVFYAWIH from the coding sequence ATGAAGTATGAACACCTTTTTGGGCCCGTTCATTCCCGCCGGTTGGGATTGTCGCTTGGCGTGGACCTGGTCCCCTACAAATATTGCCCGCTGAACTGCGTTTATTGCGAAGTTCAGCGCACCACGCACCTCACCCTGCGCCGCAGGGAATTCTTTCCCCTGGAGGAGATCACCTCTGAGCTGGCCGATTTCCTGTCCGCCAGGCCGGAACTTGATTACATCACCTTTTCCGGAGCAGGCGAGCCGACCCTGTATAGCAGGATCGGAGAGGTCATATCCTTCATTAAAAGCCATTATCCTGAATACAAACTGGCTGTGCTCACCAATGGCACTCTGCTCCATAACGCCACCATCAGAAAGGAGATCCTGCCCTGCGACCTGATCCTGCCCTCCCTCGATGCCTGCAATCAGGAGACCTACAGAAGGATAAACAGGCCCCACCAGGCATTGAGGGCTGAAGATCTTGTATTGGGATTGGCCACACTGCGCCAAGAATACAAAGGCCAGATCTGGCTGGAAGTGTTCATCATCGCCGGCATCAATGACACTGAGACTGAACTGGACTGCCTGAGCGAGGCCATAGCCAGGATCGCTCCGGACAAGGTGCAGATCAATTCCCTGGACCGGCCGGGCGCGGAAGAATGGGTCAAGGCTGCGGGCAACGCGGCGTTAAACAGAGTCAAGCAGCACTTTGAGGCGAAGCTGGCTATGCCGGTGGAGATCATAGCCAAAGTCCAGGCGGAGCAGTTCGAGACGATCGTGCCGGAGGATGTGGAGCGTTCGATCTCCGCCACCCTGCAAAGGCGTCCTTCGACCGCGGAAGACCTGGCCGCCTCGCTGGGCCTGCATATCAATGAGGTGAGCAAATATCTGCGCCAGCTCCATGGCGAGCAGAAGATCAGCGTCAAACGAGAAAAGAGAGGAGTTTTTTACGCATGGATTCACTGA
- a CDS encoding molybdopterin-guanine dinucleotide biosynthesis protein MobB, with the protein MKALGIIGYHHTGKTTLATQLISALSGQGFKVASIKDIHNENYHADSEGSNSWKHARAGATQVFARGLHDAALILTPAPELTNMLALLQADWLVIEGLKSAAVPKIICADTTEQVDELIDDTVFALSGRISDQMDSYRGLPVFCLQRSAPQLLEAILQKSFAILPQSDPACCSACGRSCWQLAADIVQGRATRDDCVLDGQNSLVLEVGGKQATIVPFVQNLLRDCVLAFVDNLKGIDSRGDISIQIKR; encoded by the coding sequence ATGAAAGCGCTGGGGATCATAGGCTATCACCACACCGGCAAGACCACCCTGGCCACGCAGCTGATCTCGGCATTGTCCGGCCAGGGATTCAAGGTTGCCTCGATCAAGGACATTCACAATGAAAACTATCACGCGGACAGCGAGGGTTCCAACTCCTGGAAGCATGCCAGGGCCGGAGCAACGCAGGTTTTTGCCCGCGGATTACATGATGCCGCCCTGATCCTGACCCCGGCGCCAGAACTGACAAACATGCTGGCCTTGCTTCAGGCCGATTGGCTGGTCATCGAAGGCTTGAAGAGCGCTGCAGTGCCCAAGATCATTTGCGCGGACACCACTGAGCAGGTGGATGAACTGATCGATGATACAGTCTTTGCCCTTAGTGGCAGGATTTCTGACCAGATGGATTCCTATCGGGGCCTGCCGGTGTTCTGCCTGCAAAGGTCAGCTCCGCAATTGCTTGAGGCTATACTGCAAAAGAGTTTTGCCATCCTGCCCCAGAGCGATCCCGCTTGCTGCAGCGCCTGCGGCAGATCCTGCTGGCAGCTGGCGGCGGACATTGTGCAAGGCAGGGCCACCCGCGATGATTGCGTGCTGGACGGGCAAAACTCCCTTGTTCTGGAAGTGGGCGGAAAACAGGCCACGATCGTCCCCTTTGTCCAAAATCTATTGCGGGACTGTGTCCTGGCCTTTGTGGACAACCTGAAGGGCATTGACTCTCGAGGGGACATCTCCATTCAGATCAAGAGATGA
- the ispD gene encoding 2-C-methyl-D-erythritol 4-phosphate cytidylyltransferase has translation MDSLNTAIITAAGSGSRMGGTVKKQFLELGGIPILVHTLEKFFNSAFIDNIIITAPEEQLAYTEELVTRFFEDSAKPWLVMPGGIERQDSIFGALQNCPPSVQYVFIHDAVRPFITEDLLGELYEIVKKEKAVVPVARLKNTIKRIEADWIAETIPRHNLVQAFTPQVFSHELIMAAYDKAYQEGYVSTDDAALVEHYGGKVRYQFCSDLNLKITDELDLFFARQIIDNALV, from the coding sequence ATGGATTCACTGAACACGGCGATCATAACCGCCGCTGGATCGGGCAGCCGGATGGGAGGCACGGTCAAGAAGCAATTTCTGGAACTGGGCGGCATCCCCATTCTGGTCCATACCCTGGAGAAGTTCTTCAACTCCGCGTTTATCGACAATATTATCATCACCGCCCCGGAAGAACAACTGGCCTATACCGAAGAACTGGTGACCAGGTTTTTCGAAGATAGCGCCAAACCCTGGCTGGTAATGCCGGGCGGGATCGAGAGGCAGGACAGCATTTTCGGGGCCCTGCAGAACTGCCCGCCCTCGGTGCAGTATGTGTTCATCCACGACGCGGTGCGGCCATTCATCACGGAAGACCTTTTGGGCGAGCTGTATGAGATCGTGAAAAAAGAGAAGGCCGTGGTACCGGTGGCCAGGCTGAAAAACACGATCAAGCGCATCGAGGCGGACTGGATCGCGGAAACGATCCCCCGGCACAATCTGGTCCAGGCTTTCACGCCCCAGGTCTTTTCCCATGAGCTGATCATGGCCGCCTACGACAAGGCCTATCAGGAAGGCTACGTCAGCACGGATGATGCGGCGCTGGTGGAGCATTACGGCGGCAAGGTCCGCTATCAGTTCTGTTCCGACCTGAATCTCAAGATCACCGACGAGCTGGACCTGTTCTTCGCCCGGCAGATCATCGACAACGCTTTGGTGTAA
- the thiF gene encoding sulfur carrier protein ThiS adenylyltransferase ThiF, with product MDKLYTEFFSGHDPAQLEKWRQATVGIAGAGGLGSNAALALTRAGIGNLIIADHDSVSAANLNRQQFFLNQVGLPKVSALQDTLRRISPYTKVSVYNVRITPVNLESVFGKADILIEAFDDAGQKEMLIETWQSLYPERYIIAASGLAGVGKNELIHTERLGTLFIVGDGVSELQEGVSPVSARVAVVANMQANLCLELLLGQKD from the coding sequence ATGGACAAGCTTTACACTGAGTTCTTTTCCGGGCATGACCCTGCCCAACTTGAAAAATGGCGCCAGGCGACAGTCGGCATCGCCGGGGCGGGCGGATTGGGTTCAAACGCGGCCCTGGCCCTGACCCGGGCTGGGATCGGGAACCTGATCATCGCTGACCACGACTCGGTTTCCGCCGCGAATCTCAATCGCCAGCAGTTTTTCCTCAATCAGGTGGGATTGCCCAAGGTATCCGCGCTGCAGGACACTCTGCGCCGCATCAGCCCCTATACCAAAGTTTCCGTATATAATGTGCGGATCACCCCGGTCAATCTGGAGAGCGTCTTTGGCAAGGCGGACATCCTGATCGAGGCTTTTGACGATGCCGGTCAAAAGGAGATGCTGATCGAAACCTGGCAGAGCCTGTATCCGGAGCGCTATATAATCGCCGCTTCGGGTCTCGCGGGAGTGGGCAAAAACGAGCTGATCCACACCGAGCGGCTGGGGACTCTATTCATTGTGGGCGATGGAGTCAGCGAACTGCAGGAGGGTGTCAGCCCGGTCTCGGCCCGCGTGGCGGTGGTGGCCAACATGCAGGCAAATCTCTGTCTGGAACTGCTTTTGGGGCAAAAGGACTGA